The following are from one region of the Sciurus carolinensis chromosome 5, mSciCar1.2, whole genome shotgun sequence genome:
- the Zfyve27 gene encoding protrudin isoform X3 produces MQTSEGTGPEVSPSVMPEALPDSPPAPTKSPAFDLFNLVLSYKRLEIYLEPLKDAGDGVRYLLRWQMPLCSLLTCLGLNILFLTLNEVPALLGYLQEVCRARLPESELMRRKYHSIRQEDLQRVRLSRPEAVAEVKSFLIQLEAFLTRLCCTCEAAYRVLHWENPVVSSQFYGALLGTVCMLYLLPLCWVLALLNSTLFLGNVEFFRVVSEYRAFLQRRMNPKQEECAFEIPPPPDAGGKATVLDSTPAPTPTEDLTPGSVEEAEEAEPDEEFKDAIEETHLVVLEDDEGTPCPAEDELALQDNGFLSKNEVLRSKVSRLTERLRKRYPTNNFGNCTGCSATFSVLKKRRSCSNCGNSFCSRCCSFKVPKSSMGATAPEAQRETVFVCASCNQTLSK; encoded by the exons ATGCAGACCTCAGAGGGGACTGGGCCAGAGGTGAGCCCCAGTGTGATGCCAGAGGCCCTTCCAGACTCTCCACCTGCTCCTACCAAGTCCCCAGCATTTGATCTTTTCAACTTGGTTCTGTCCTACAAGAGGCTGGAGATCTACTTGGAACCCCTGAAGGATGCAGGTGATGGTGTTCGATACTTGCTAAG GTGGCAGATGCCTTTGTGTTCCTTGCTGACCTGCCTTGGCCTCAACATCTTGTTCCTCACTTTGAATGAGG TACCTGCCCTTCTGGGCTACCTTCAGGAGGTTTGCCGGGCTCGGCTGCCAGAGTCTGAACTGATGCGGAGGAAGTATCATAGCATAAGGCAGGAAGACCTGCAGAGAGTTCGTCTTTCTCGTCCTGAGGCTGTGGCTGAGGTGAAGAGCTT CTTAATTCAACTGGAGGCCTTCCTGACCCGCCTGTGCTGCACCTGTGAAGCTGCCTACCGTGTACTGCACTGGGAAAACCCTGTGGTGTCCTCACA GTTCTACGGGGCTCTTCTAGGCACAGTTTGCATGCTGTATTTGCTGCCACTCTGCTGGGTTCTTGCCCTTTTAAACAGCACGCTCTTTCTGGGAAATGTGGAATTCTTCCGAG TGGTGTCTGAGTACAGGGCATTTCTGCAGCGGCGAATGAACCCAAAGCAGGAAGAGTGTGCCTTTGAGATCCCGCCACCACCAGATGCTGGTGGGAAGGCTACTGTGCTGGACAGCACACCTGCTCCCACACCCACGGAG GATCTCACTCCTGGCAGCGTGGAAGaagctgaggaggctgagccagATGAGGAGTTCAAAGATGCCATTGAG GAGACCCACTTGGTGGTGCTG GAGGATGATGAGGGCACCCCATGCCCTGCAGAGGATGAGCTGGCCTTGCAGGACAATGGATTCCTGAGCAAGAATGAGGTGCTACGCAGCAAGGTGTCGCGGCTCACGGAGCGGCTCCGCAAGCGCTACCCCACCAACAACTTTG GGAACTGTACAGGCTGctctgccaccttctcagtgctgaaGAAGAGG CGGAGCTGCAGTAACTGTGGGAATAGCTTCTGCTCTCGGTGCTGCTCCTTCAAGGTGCCCAAGTCCTCCATGGGGGCCACAG ctcctgaagcccagagagagactgtgtttgtgtgtgcctCGTGTAACCAGACATTGAGCAAGTGA
- the Zfyve27 gene encoding protrudin isoform X1, which yields MQTSEGTGPEVSPSVMPEALPDSPPAPTKSPAFDLFNLVLSYKRLEIYLEPLKDAGDGVRYLLRWQMPLCSLLTCLGLNILFLTLNEGAWYSVGALMISVPALLGYLQEVCRARLPESELMRRKYHSIRQEDLQRVRLSRPEAVAEVKSFLIQLEAFLTRLCCTCEAAYRVLHWENPVVSSQFYGALLGTVCMLYLLPLCWVLALLNSTLFLGNVEFFRVVSEYRAFLQRRMNPKQEECAFEIPPPPDAGGKATVLDSTPAPTPTEDLTPGSVEEAEEAEPDEEFKDAIEETHLVVLEDDEGTPCPAEDELALQDNGFLSKNEVLRSKVSRLTERLRKRYPTNNFGNCTGCSATFSVLKKRRSCSNCGNSFCSRCCSFKVPKSSMGATAPEAQRETVFVCASCNQTLSK from the exons ATGCAGACCTCAGAGGGGACTGGGCCAGAGGTGAGCCCCAGTGTGATGCCAGAGGCCCTTCCAGACTCTCCACCTGCTCCTACCAAGTCCCCAGCATTTGATCTTTTCAACTTGGTTCTGTCCTACAAGAGGCTGGAGATCTACTTGGAACCCCTGAAGGATGCAGGTGATGGTGTTCGATACTTGCTAAG GTGGCAGATGCCTTTGTGTTCCTTGCTGACCTGCCTTGGCCTCAACATCTTGTTCCTCACTTTGAATGAGG GTGCATGGTACTCAGTGGGTGCCCTGATGATTTCAGTACCTGCCCTTCTGGGCTACCTTCAGGAGGTTTGCCGGGCTCGGCTGCCAGAGTCTGAACTGATGCGGAGGAAGTATCATAGCATAAGGCAGGAAGACCTGCAGAGAGTTCGTCTTTCTCGTCCTGAGGCTGTGGCTGAGGTGAAGAGCTT CTTAATTCAACTGGAGGCCTTCCTGACCCGCCTGTGCTGCACCTGTGAAGCTGCCTACCGTGTACTGCACTGGGAAAACCCTGTGGTGTCCTCACA GTTCTACGGGGCTCTTCTAGGCACAGTTTGCATGCTGTATTTGCTGCCACTCTGCTGGGTTCTTGCCCTTTTAAACAGCACGCTCTTTCTGGGAAATGTGGAATTCTTCCGAG TGGTGTCTGAGTACAGGGCATTTCTGCAGCGGCGAATGAACCCAAAGCAGGAAGAGTGTGCCTTTGAGATCCCGCCACCACCAGATGCTGGTGGGAAGGCTACTGTGCTGGACAGCACACCTGCTCCCACACCCACGGAG GATCTCACTCCTGGCAGCGTGGAAGaagctgaggaggctgagccagATGAGGAGTTCAAAGATGCCATTGAG GAGACCCACTTGGTGGTGCTG GAGGATGATGAGGGCACCCCATGCCCTGCAGAGGATGAGCTGGCCTTGCAGGACAATGGATTCCTGAGCAAGAATGAGGTGCTACGCAGCAAGGTGTCGCGGCTCACGGAGCGGCTCCGCAAGCGCTACCCCACCAACAACTTTG GGAACTGTACAGGCTGctctgccaccttctcagtgctgaaGAAGAGG CGGAGCTGCAGTAACTGTGGGAATAGCTTCTGCTCTCGGTGCTGCTCCTTCAAGGTGCCCAAGTCCTCCATGGGGGCCACAG ctcctgaagcccagagagagactgtgtttgtgtgtgcctCGTGTAACCAGACATTGAGCAAGTGA
- the Zfyve27 gene encoding protrudin isoform X4 — MPLCSLLTCLGLNILFLTLNEGAWYSVGALMISVPALLGYLQEVCRARLPESELMRRKYHSIRQEDLQRVRLSRPEAVAEVKSFLIQLEAFLTRLCCTCEAAYRVLHWENPVVSSQFYGALLGTVCMLYLLPLCWVLALLNSTLFLGNVEFFRVVSEYRAFLQRRMNPKQEECAFEIPPPPDAGGKATVLDSTPAPTPTEDLTPGSVEEAEEAEPDEEFKDAIEETHLVVLEDDEGTPCPAEDELALQDNGFLSKNEVLRSKVSRLTERLRKRYPTNNFGNCTGCSATFSVLKKRRSCSNCGNSFCSRCCSFKVPKSSMGATAPEAQRETVFVCASCNQTLSK, encoded by the exons ATGCCTTTGTGTTCCTTGCTGACCTGCCTTGGCCTCAACATCTTGTTCCTCACTTTGAATGAGG GTGCATGGTACTCAGTGGGTGCCCTGATGATTTCAGTACCTGCCCTTCTGGGCTACCTTCAGGAGGTTTGCCGGGCTCGGCTGCCAGAGTCTGAACTGATGCGGAGGAAGTATCATAGCATAAGGCAGGAAGACCTGCAGAGAGTTCGTCTTTCTCGTCCTGAGGCTGTGGCTGAGGTGAAGAGCTT CTTAATTCAACTGGAGGCCTTCCTGACCCGCCTGTGCTGCACCTGTGAAGCTGCCTACCGTGTACTGCACTGGGAAAACCCTGTGGTGTCCTCACA GTTCTACGGGGCTCTTCTAGGCACAGTTTGCATGCTGTATTTGCTGCCACTCTGCTGGGTTCTTGCCCTTTTAAACAGCACGCTCTTTCTGGGAAATGTGGAATTCTTCCGAG TGGTGTCTGAGTACAGGGCATTTCTGCAGCGGCGAATGAACCCAAAGCAGGAAGAGTGTGCCTTTGAGATCCCGCCACCACCAGATGCTGGTGGGAAGGCTACTGTGCTGGACAGCACACCTGCTCCCACACCCACGGAG GATCTCACTCCTGGCAGCGTGGAAGaagctgaggaggctgagccagATGAGGAGTTCAAAGATGCCATTGAG GAGACCCACTTGGTGGTGCTG GAGGATGATGAGGGCACCCCATGCCCTGCAGAGGATGAGCTGGCCTTGCAGGACAATGGATTCCTGAGCAAGAATGAGGTGCTACGCAGCAAGGTGTCGCGGCTCACGGAGCGGCTCCGCAAGCGCTACCCCACCAACAACTTTG GGAACTGTACAGGCTGctctgccaccttctcagtgctgaaGAAGAGG CGGAGCTGCAGTAACTGTGGGAATAGCTTCTGCTCTCGGTGCTGCTCCTTCAAGGTGCCCAAGTCCTCCATGGGGGCCACAG ctcctgaagcccagagagagactgtgtttgtgtgtgcctCGTGTAACCAGACATTGAGCAAGTGA
- the Zfyve27 gene encoding protrudin isoform X2 — protein MQTSEGTGPEVSPSVMPEALPDSPPAPTKSPAFDLFNLVLSYKRLEIYLEPLKDAGDGVRYLLRWQMPLCSLLTCLGLNILFLTLNEGAWYSVGALMISVPALLGYLQEVCRARLPESELMRRKYHSIRQEDLQRVRLSRPEAVAEVKSFLIQLEAFLTRLCCTCEAAYRVLHWENPVVSSQFYGALLGTVCMLYLLPLCWVLALLNSTLFLGNVEFFRVVSEYRAFLQRRMNPKQEECAFEIPPPPDAGGKATVLDSTPAPTPTEDLTPGSVEEAEEAEPDEEFKDAIEEDDEGTPCPAEDELALQDNGFLSKNEVLRSKVSRLTERLRKRYPTNNFGNCTGCSATFSVLKKRRSCSNCGNSFCSRCCSFKVPKSSMGATAPEAQRETVFVCASCNQTLSK, from the exons ATGCAGACCTCAGAGGGGACTGGGCCAGAGGTGAGCCCCAGTGTGATGCCAGAGGCCCTTCCAGACTCTCCACCTGCTCCTACCAAGTCCCCAGCATTTGATCTTTTCAACTTGGTTCTGTCCTACAAGAGGCTGGAGATCTACTTGGAACCCCTGAAGGATGCAGGTGATGGTGTTCGATACTTGCTAAG GTGGCAGATGCCTTTGTGTTCCTTGCTGACCTGCCTTGGCCTCAACATCTTGTTCCTCACTTTGAATGAGG GTGCATGGTACTCAGTGGGTGCCCTGATGATTTCAGTACCTGCCCTTCTGGGCTACCTTCAGGAGGTTTGCCGGGCTCGGCTGCCAGAGTCTGAACTGATGCGGAGGAAGTATCATAGCATAAGGCAGGAAGACCTGCAGAGAGTTCGTCTTTCTCGTCCTGAGGCTGTGGCTGAGGTGAAGAGCTT CTTAATTCAACTGGAGGCCTTCCTGACCCGCCTGTGCTGCACCTGTGAAGCTGCCTACCGTGTACTGCACTGGGAAAACCCTGTGGTGTCCTCACA GTTCTACGGGGCTCTTCTAGGCACAGTTTGCATGCTGTATTTGCTGCCACTCTGCTGGGTTCTTGCCCTTTTAAACAGCACGCTCTTTCTGGGAAATGTGGAATTCTTCCGAG TGGTGTCTGAGTACAGGGCATTTCTGCAGCGGCGAATGAACCCAAAGCAGGAAGAGTGTGCCTTTGAGATCCCGCCACCACCAGATGCTGGTGGGAAGGCTACTGTGCTGGACAGCACACCTGCTCCCACACCCACGGAG GATCTCACTCCTGGCAGCGTGGAAGaagctgaggaggctgagccagATGAGGAGTTCAAAGATGCCATTGAG GAGGATGATGAGGGCACCCCATGCCCTGCAGAGGATGAGCTGGCCTTGCAGGACAATGGATTCCTGAGCAAGAATGAGGTGCTACGCAGCAAGGTGTCGCGGCTCACGGAGCGGCTCCGCAAGCGCTACCCCACCAACAACTTTG GGAACTGTACAGGCTGctctgccaccttctcagtgctgaaGAAGAGG CGGAGCTGCAGTAACTGTGGGAATAGCTTCTGCTCTCGGTGCTGCTCCTTCAAGGTGCCCAAGTCCTCCATGGGGGCCACAG ctcctgaagcccagagagagactgtgtttgtgtgtgcctCGTGTAACCAGACATTGAGCAAGTGA